A genome region from Oceanispirochaeta sp. M1 includes the following:
- a CDS encoding RND family transporter: MGDSINKSYLGSWAAWAGGNPGKVFLAVLLITIVMIIGTINMKMEMTFYSIMPQKSNQVQDLKRITENYPFASSMIVVIDGRGLPEGEAKATVKETIDEMETVFLSDEFSSAISGVYSKVDQNFIREHGFLLTEAKDLKRMEDMYADTDILPFLTALNDDLEREYSGDGEAMDDDETQLSAWVDGLDRILGELAESMEGTTPDLKAVQEAMDAYLLGESYYLSREENLGIMFLNPTYTINDLGPLVEETGRIEQRVKAIAEANGVTAGLTGILVVGRDEMVTSEQGLALSMVLAMVLILALMIIVFRIRSTPLMIGIPLILGLLWTTGMTGFLLHRLNIMTAMYMVALMGLGVDYGIHLMTGYVQERDQGLDFIPALQSAFIKGGKGVITGGLTTAAAFYALFMAESDLVRELAVVAGTGILCELLAMMMLIPAFLGWRQKRLEKKGKTDPMLVRKSRIRSDFADGLGKKITSRPGLWMAALLVLGVLLGTQAHKVKLEDNLMNMEAEGLESVELQDVMTDEFGAAPDVLYVISDDRDELPEMVRALKDLDSVKEVSAITQWWPTDSQRNERLPHLQNIQTGLEEWESSGETDAWLLQEELYRLEANLVEMGDMAVLGGTERLAYVLNRVTGLDNDGNKIADSVFDRLFEIMESESYDEADLLTFQKNFSPLLAERIHGMASSDKVELEDLPAMTRDSFLSMEDASTLVSISPRMNPWEGQFRNIFSAQVGTVTDRGTGMILAADQLIQIADSDGKRAMIAALIAVFIILLFDFRNLKLTALTFVPLLLSFVSLYGLMAIFGIKFDFVNIISIPLLVGIGIDDSVHINHRYLLEGKGEMHTALAKTGSAVALTTMTTMIGFASFIPSIMRAMRSTGIVLTLAMALAFVFSICFHPAVLVLANEKWGWNLNPWKKGDK, translated from the coding sequence ATGGGTGATTCAATAAACAAATCATATCTGGGCAGCTGGGCCGCCTGGGCCGGTGGAAATCCGGGAAAGGTCTTCCTGGCAGTCCTGCTGATCACAATTGTGATGATCATCGGGACCATTAATATGAAGATGGAGATGACTTTTTATTCGATCATGCCCCAGAAGTCAAATCAGGTGCAGGATTTGAAAAGAATAACCGAAAACTATCCTTTTGCTTCTTCAATGATTGTTGTCATTGATGGACGCGGACTCCCTGAGGGAGAGGCCAAAGCCACTGTAAAGGAAACCATTGATGAGATGGAAACTGTATTCCTGTCGGATGAGTTTTCCTCTGCCATAAGCGGTGTTTACAGCAAGGTTGATCAGAATTTCATCAGAGAGCATGGCTTTCTCCTTACTGAGGCCAAAGATCTGAAGCGCATGGAAGATATGTATGCAGATACAGATATTCTTCCTTTTCTGACAGCTCTTAATGATGATCTGGAGAGAGAATACTCCGGGGATGGTGAAGCCATGGATGACGATGAGACTCAGCTCAGTGCATGGGTGGATGGTCTAGATCGGATACTCGGAGAACTTGCTGAATCGATGGAGGGTACTACTCCGGATCTAAAGGCTGTTCAGGAAGCAATGGATGCCTATCTTCTTGGCGAGAGCTACTACCTGAGCAGGGAAGAAAACCTTGGAATCATGTTTTTAAATCCCACATATACAATTAATGACCTGGGCCCCCTGGTGGAAGAGACCGGTAGAATTGAACAGAGGGTTAAGGCAATAGCCGAGGCCAATGGAGTTACTGCCGGACTGACAGGCATTCTGGTTGTGGGCCGGGATGAGATGGTGACCTCAGAACAGGGACTGGCCCTCTCCATGGTATTGGCCATGGTATTAATACTGGCCCTGATGATCATTGTTTTCCGAATCCGCAGTACTCCTCTGATGATAGGTATTCCTCTGATCCTGGGACTCTTATGGACTACCGGGATGACGGGATTTCTTCTGCATCGTCTGAATATTATGACAGCCATGTATATGGTCGCTCTTATGGGACTGGGTGTGGATTATGGCATCCACCTGATGACTGGCTATGTTCAGGAACGTGACCAGGGGCTGGACTTTATCCCGGCTCTTCAGTCTGCTTTTATTAAAGGCGGTAAGGGTGTTATTACAGGTGGCCTGACAACTGCTGCAGCATTTTATGCCCTTTTTATGGCCGAGAGTGATCTGGTCAGGGAACTTGCTGTTGTGGCAGGTACGGGTATCCTCTGTGAATTACTTGCCATGATGATGCTTATTCCCGCTTTTCTCGGCTGGAGACAGAAACGTCTGGAGAAGAAGGGAAAGACAGACCCCATGCTGGTAAGGAAATCAAGAATACGCTCGGACTTTGCGGATGGGCTCGGTAAAAAAATTACCAGCCGTCCGGGGCTCTGGATGGCTGCTCTTCTTGTACTTGGAGTTCTTCTGGGAACCCAGGCTCACAAAGTGAAACTTGAAGACAATCTTATGAACATGGAGGCAGAAGGTCTTGAGTCTGTGGAACTCCAGGATGTAATGACCGATGAATTCGGTGCTGCGCCGGATGTCCTTTATGTAATATCGGATGACAGAGATGAGCTTCCAGAAATGGTAAGGGCTCTGAAGGATCTGGATTCTGTCAAAGAAGTGAGTGCCATAACTCAGTGGTGGCCTACTGACTCCCAGAGAAATGAGCGTCTCCCTCATCTGCAGAATATTCAGACCGGACTGGAAGAGTGGGAAAGCTCAGGAGAGACAGATGCCTGGCTGCTGCAGGAAGAACTTTACCGCCTGGAAGCCAACCTGGTTGAGATGGGAGACATGGCTGTTCTTGGAGGTACTGAACGTCTTGCCTATGTTCTGAACCGAGTCACCGGACTGGATAATGACGGGAATAAAATTGCAGACTCTGTATTTGACCGTCTTTTTGAGATTATGGAATCGGAATCTTATGATGAAGCCGATCTTCTGACCTTTCAGAAGAATTTTTCACCCCTCCTGGCTGAGCGGATACATGGGATGGCTTCCTCGGATAAAGTGGAACTTGAAGACCTGCCGGCGATGACTCGGGATTCATTCCTCTCCATGGAAGATGCCTCTACTCTGGTTTCTATCTCCCCCCGCATGAATCCCTGGGAGGGACAGTTCAGAAATATCTTTTCTGCCCAGGTAGGAACTGTGACAGACCGTGGAACAGGAATGATCCTGGCTGCGGACCAGCTGATTCAGATTGCCGACAGTGACGGTAAAAGGGCCATGATTGCCGCTCTGATAGCTGTCTTTATCATTCTGCTCTTTGACTTTAGAAACCTGAAATTGACAGCACTGACCTTTGTTCCCCTTTTACTGTCCTTTGTTTCACTCTATGGACTGATGGCAATCTTTGGAATCAAATTCGACTTTGTTAATATCATTTCCATTCCTCTGCTGGTTGGAATAGGGATAGATGACTCGGTGCATATCAACCACCGTTATCTATTGGAAGGAAAAGGTGAGATGCACACAGCTCTGGCTAAAACCGGATCGGCTGTTGCTCTGACTACAATGACAACCATGATCGGTTTTGCATCCTTTATTCCCTCTATTATGCGGGCTATGAGGAGTACGGGTATAGTTCTGACCCTTGCGATGGCCCTGGCTTTTGTATTTTCAATCTGTTTTCATCCGGCCGTTCTTGTTCTGGCCAATGAAAAGTGGGGATGGAATCTGAACCCATGGAAAAAAGGAGATAAATAA
- a CDS encoding TetR/AcrR family transcriptional regulator — MGTSDTKKQLELKALQFFARNDFERSNLNDIAKALGVTKGAIYHYFSSKEDLFLAAVNQLLDMMMDMFGQGLPRDIPINILLDNLFHMEEMMVEVSRSLGLEEGLNEYKNILYLFLTGIKKFPDLQERIDALYSGFTDSLEDLLNAGIVRGEIRRDVDSKAIAYEITAFYEGALLLGAFSNKKDYIVLGPRVCQSIWERIAVESVAAIEGRK; from the coding sequence ATGGGTACATCTGATACAAAGAAGCAGCTTGAACTGAAAGCCCTTCAGTTTTTTGCCCGAAACGATTTTGAACGTTCCAATCTCAATGATATCGCAAAAGCCCTGGGAGTGACCAAGGGAGCAATCTATCATTATTTCAGCAGTAAAGAGGATCTCTTTCTGGCCGCTGTTAATCAGCTGCTGGATATGATGATGGATATGTTCGGCCAGGGACTCCCCAGGGATATTCCTATCAATATCCTCCTGGATAATCTGTTTCATATGGAAGAGATGATGGTGGAGGTCAGCAGATCATTGGGTCTGGAAGAGGGCCTTAATGAGTATAAAAATATTCTCTACCTCTTTTTGACAGGCATAAAGAAGTTTCCAGATCTGCAGGAACGCATAGATGCCCTGTATTCCGGATTTACAGATTCTCTGGAGGATCTGCTTAATGCCGGGATTGTCAGGGGAGAAATACGCAGGGATGTGGACAGCAAGGCCATAGCCTATGAAATAACAGCATTCTATGAGGGTGCCCTTCTTCTGGGAGCCTTTTCAAATAAGAAAGATTATATAGTTCTGGGACCACGAGTCTGTCAGTCAATCTGGGAACGGATTGCTGTTGAATCTGTGGCTGCGATAGAGGGGAGGAAATAA
- the eda gene encoding bifunctional 4-hydroxy-2-oxoglutarate aldolase/2-dehydro-3-deoxy-phosphogluconate aldolase, whose translation MNDYKKKCDTVVEALAKVKVVPVLAIEKVEDGIKMCEILNDCGLKAAEITFRTKAAEGIIKEAAIRFPELVLGAGTILTLDELHRAFNAGAQFAVAPGLNPVIVDEAVKSDYPFFPGFCTPSELEQIMQYGIRMMKFFPAEAMGGTKMLANFIGPYKHMGIKIMPTGGVNTANLGDYLSIPQVPCAGGTWVGKAADIEAGEWDKIAGIVKDAVTLAAKY comes from the coding sequence ATGAACGATTATAAGAAGAAATGTGATACCGTTGTAGAGGCATTAGCAAAAGTAAAAGTTGTTCCCGTTCTTGCCATTGAAAAGGTAGAAGACGGAATCAAAATGTGTGAGATTCTAAACGACTGCGGACTGAAAGCTGCAGAAATTACATTCAGAACCAAAGCCGCCGAAGGCATCATAAAGGAAGCTGCTATACGCTTTCCCGAACTTGTACTCGGTGCCGGAACCATTCTTACTCTCGATGAACTGCACAGAGCATTCAATGCTGGTGCACAGTTTGCAGTAGCCCCCGGACTCAACCCTGTAATTGTTGATGAAGCAGTTAAATCAGATTACCCCTTCTTCCCCGGATTCTGTACTCCCTCTGAACTGGAACAGATCATGCAGTATGGTATCAGAATGATGAAGTTCTTCCCTGCTGAAGCCATGGGCGGAACCAAAATGCTCGCCAACTTCATCGGTCCCTATAAACATATGGGAATAAAAATAATGCCCACGGGCGGTGTAAATACTGCTAACCTGGGTGATTATCTCTCAATCCCTCAGGTTCCCTGTGCCGGTGGTACCTGGGTAGGAAAGGCTGCTGATATTGAAGCCGGAGAATGGGACAAGATCGCCGGTATCGTAAAAGATGCCGTAACTCTGGCCGCAAAGTACTAG
- a CDS encoding sugar kinase, with protein MAKLNIKTAEECRYDILSLGEVMLRLDPGEGRIHTTRTFAAWEGGGEYNVARGLRRCFGKRAVVVTALADNPVGRLVEDLILQGGVDTSYIKWDKYDGCGRDVRNGLNFTERGFGVRGAVGCSDRGNTAVSQLKEGDIDWEGIFSQGVRWFHTGGIFAALSETSPAVVMEAMKAAKKYGTVISYDLNYRPSLWKAIGGEAKAREVNKEIAKYVDVMIGNEEDFTACLGFEVEGTDENLTDLETDSFKKMINKAVSAFPNFKATATTLRGVKSATVNDWGAISWYDGTIYEAQHRPGLEIMDRVGGGDSFASGLIYGFLTYNDADKAVNYGAAHGALAMTTPGDTTMASLAEVEKIVGGGGARVDR; from the coding sequence ATGGCAAAATTAAACATTAAAACTGCAGAAGAGTGCAGATACGATATCCTTTCACTCGGTGAAGTCATGCTACGTCTTGATCCCGGTGAAGGAAGAATCCATACAACAAGAACTTTCGCAGCCTGGGAAGGGGGCGGAGAATACAATGTGGCCAGAGGACTGCGCCGCTGTTTCGGTAAGAGAGCCGTTGTAGTTACAGCACTCGCCGACAACCCCGTAGGACGTCTTGTAGAAGACCTTATTCTTCAGGGCGGAGTCGATACGTCCTATATTAAATGGGATAAATATGATGGTTGCGGGCGTGATGTCAGAAACGGTCTGAATTTCACTGAGCGCGGATTCGGAGTCAGAGGAGCCGTAGGCTGTTCTGACAGAGGAAACACAGCTGTCAGTCAGCTTAAAGAGGGCGATATTGACTGGGAAGGAATCTTCTCACAGGGTGTCCGCTGGTTTCACACCGGAGGAATCTTTGCAGCACTCTCCGAAACTTCACCTGCCGTAGTTATGGAAGCCATGAAGGCCGCCAAGAAATACGGAACAGTCATCTCCTACGACCTGAACTACCGCCCCTCCCTCTGGAAGGCCATCGGTGGAGAAGCCAAGGCCCGGGAAGTAAACAAAGAGATAGCAAAATATGTTGATGTAATGATCGGAAATGAAGAAGACTTCACAGCCTGTCTTGGATTTGAAGTTGAAGGAACTGATGAGAATCTGACAGATCTGGAAACTGACAGCTTCAAAAAAATGATCAATAAGGCCGTATCTGCATTCCCCAACTTCAAGGCCACTGCCACAACCTTAAGGGGTGTTAAATCAGCCACAGTCAATGACTGGGGCGCCATCTCCTGGTATGACGGAACTATCTATGAAGCTCAGCACAGACCCGGTCTGGAAATTATGGACCGTGTCGGTGGAGGAGACAGTTTTGCCTCAGGTCTAATCTACGGATTTCTGACCTACAACGATGCAGATAAAGCTGTTAATTACGGTGCTGCCCACGGCGCTCTTGCAATGACAACTCCCGGGGATACCACAATGGCTTCTCTGGCGGAAGTTGAGAAGATTGTCGGTGGCGGTGGAGCCAGAGTCGACCGCTGA
- a CDS encoding nitronate monooxygenase: MTQPQLIQGGMGIGVSNWNLAREVSASGQLGVISGTSLDSVLARRLQDGDPGGHMRRALAAFPFQDTARRIVDKYFIPGGRLNKPYIQLPFFTIKNNETLDELSVAANFTETYLAKEGHEGTVGVNYLAKVQLPTLSSIYGALLAGIDYVIMGAGIPLEIPAILKKLTENEKTNLKLNVEDSDKNDSFFSSFDPSALFGSKLPALKMPRFMPIVSSNFLATLMSKKASGPIDGLIIESHEAGGHNAPPRGKMVLDESGEPVYGERDAVDTEKLKEIGLPFWLAGSYGSPEGFRSALKAGAAGIQVGSAFALCRESGIFPDLRKKIVSAISRGDSSIFTDAEASPTGFPFKVMKLKDTIGDRKVLEMRKKTCNLGYLRDMYKKADGSIGYRCSAEKQEIFVQKGGNPTEAASKKCCLCNALLATVGLPGTTVDIEQEKPLVTLGSHMESLKQLVQEKMDFTARDVINYIMK; encoded by the coding sequence ATGACACAGCCCCAATTAATTCAGGGTGGAATGGGAATAGGAGTATCCAATTGGAACCTTGCCAGAGAAGTATCGGCAAGCGGTCAATTGGGAGTTATATCCGGAACAAGCCTGGATTCAGTTCTTGCCAGAAGACTTCAGGATGGAGATCCCGGCGGTCATATGAGAAGAGCTCTTGCAGCCTTCCCGTTTCAGGATACAGCCAGGAGAATCGTTGATAAGTATTTTATCCCCGGTGGACGATTGAACAAACCCTATATTCAGCTCCCTTTCTTCACAATCAAAAACAATGAAACCCTGGATGAGCTTTCGGTTGCAGCCAACTTTACAGAAACCTATCTGGCTAAAGAGGGACATGAAGGTACGGTAGGGGTTAACTATCTTGCCAAGGTACAGCTTCCAACTCTCTCTTCCATATACGGAGCACTCCTTGCAGGAATCGATTATGTCATCATGGGCGCCGGTATTCCTCTGGAGATTCCCGCTATTCTTAAAAAACTGACTGAGAATGAGAAAACAAACCTCAAGCTTAATGTTGAGGATTCGGACAAGAATGACAGCTTCTTTTCAAGCTTTGATCCTTCTGCCCTGTTCGGCAGTAAACTTCCTGCATTGAAGATGCCACGCTTTATGCCTATCGTCTCTTCCAACTTTCTGGCAACACTGATGAGTAAGAAAGCTTCAGGGCCCATTGACGGCCTGATTATTGAGAGTCATGAGGCCGGCGGACATAATGCACCTCCCCGTGGAAAGATGGTACTCGATGAGTCCGGAGAGCCTGTATACGGAGAGAGGGATGCTGTTGATACAGAAAAGCTGAAAGAGATCGGTCTTCCATTCTGGCTGGCCGGTTCCTATGGAAGTCCTGAGGGATTCCGCTCAGCTCTGAAGGCCGGAGCTGCAGGGATTCAGGTGGGTTCCGCCTTTGCTCTTTGTAGAGAGTCCGGTATTTTCCCTGATCTCAGAAAAAAGATTGTATCCGCCATAAGCCGTGGAGACAGTTCAATATTTACGGATGCTGAAGCTTCTCCTACGGGATTTCCTTTTAAGGTGATGAAACTGAAAGATACCATCGGTGATCGTAAAGTCCTGGAAATGAGAAAGAAAACATGTAATCTGGGCTATCTGAGAGACATGTATAAGAAGGCCGATGGAAGTATCGGTTACAGATGTTCTGCCGAAAAGCAGGAGATTTTTGTACAGAAGGGAGGAAATCCCACCGAAGCAGCGAGTAAGAAATGCTGCCTCTGTAATGCTCTTCTGGCGACAGTCGGTCTGCCCGGCACAACAGTTGATATTGAGCAGGAGAAGCCCCTGGTTACCCTTGGTTCTCATATGGAGTCATTGAAACAGCTTGTGCAGGAAAAAATGGATTTTACTGCCAGAGATGTAATCAACTATATCATGAAATAA
- the fabF gene encoding beta-ketoacyl-ACP synthase II, translating to MNHPEDIVVTGIGTLTPIGLNKDDFWNNLLNGVSGAAAIGSFDTEGFATKIACELKDFKASDFMDKKNARKMSRFSQLAVCSALEAAKDAGLDSDNIDPLRTGCIMGSAAGDYEILEKQFAILNERGPGKGHPLAVPRIIPNMAAGNIAIELGIHGPNMAALSACATGIHSIASAINILRCSQADVMIAGGTESTITPLVVDSYSCMRVLSTRNDNPEAASRPFDQDRDGFVIGEGASSLVIEKRSHAEKRGARIYAVLAGVGMTADASSIAAPDENGEWSGYAMELAMKEGGLNPEDIGYINAHGTSTKANDRTETKAIQRIFGKGSIPPVSSSKSMIGHTLGAAGAIEAAATILSIYNGVLHPTINQDTPDPECLLDTIPGAAREADIKAALTNSFGFGGQNAVLAIKKNN from the coding sequence ATGAATCATCCCGAAGATATCGTCGTAACAGGAATAGGAACACTCACCCCCATCGGACTGAATAAGGATGATTTCTGGAATAATCTATTAAACGGAGTATCCGGAGCAGCAGCCATCGGTTCTTTTGACACAGAGGGTTTTGCTACTAAAATAGCCTGCGAACTCAAGGATTTCAAAGCTTCTGATTTTATGGATAAGAAGAATGCCCGTAAGATGTCCCGCTTTTCACAGCTGGCCGTATGCTCAGCCCTGGAAGCTGCCAAAGATGCCGGTCTGGATTCAGATAATATAGACCCACTTCGTACAGGATGCATTATGGGTTCTGCAGCCGGTGACTATGAGATACTGGAAAAACAGTTTGCCATCCTTAATGAAAGAGGTCCAGGTAAAGGACACCCCCTGGCTGTTCCCAGGATCATACCCAACATGGCAGCAGGAAATATCGCCATAGAACTGGGCATTCATGGTCCCAATATGGCTGCTCTCTCAGCCTGTGCCACAGGAATCCACTCCATAGCTTCCGCCATAAATATTCTTAGATGCTCCCAGGCCGATGTTATGATCGCAGGAGGAACAGAATCAACCATTACCCCACTGGTTGTTGATTCCTACAGCTGTATGAGAGTTCTTTCCACCAGAAACGATAATCCCGAGGCCGCAAGCCGTCCCTTCGATCAGGATAGAGACGGTTTTGTCATTGGCGAAGGTGCCTCCAGTCTTGTTATTGAAAAGAGATCCCATGCAGAGAAAAGAGGAGCCCGAATCTATGCGGTCCTTGCCGGTGTGGGTATGACAGCTGATGCATCCAGCATTGCAGCTCCCGATGAAAACGGAGAATGGTCGGGATATGCAATGGAACTGGCCATGAAAGAAGGCGGTCTGAACCCTGAAGATATCGGATATATCAATGCCCATGGAACATCCACAAAGGCTAATGACAGAACAGAAACAAAAGCCATCCAACGTATATTCGGCAAAGGCAGCATCCCTCCTGTCAGCTCCAGCAAATCAATGATAGGACACACCCTGGGTGCAGCCGGTGCCATTGAAGCAGCCGCGACTATTCTGAGTATCTATAATGGAGTACTACACCCCACTATAAATCAGGACACACCAGACCCCGAATGCCTCCTGGATACAATTCCCGGAGCAGCTAGAGAAGCTGATATAAAGGCAGCACTCACCAACTCATTCGGCTTTGGTGGACAGAACGCCGTACTTGCAATCAAAAAAAATAACTGA
- a CDS encoding zinc-binding dehydrogenase produces MQKTGKAAVWKGRYDIEVQDLPIPEVKKDGLLIKVEAAGICGTDGHLIKEVPPYNAIMCHEVTGTIVSMGSEANSSLNVFGGPISEGDRIVLYPWITCGKCAGCLASRPGTCTVCDNSFVYGVPYSQLGLEGKETISSDISNWPYFMGGFAEYVYVFPETYVWKVPDTMPSEIAVLLDPMAVAMRALELTLTGPGIMEAGLTTDSRVAVIGSGQVGVLSALLARLMGARQVIMIGSRETRLRLSKEIAGVDHLIDYHEYSRQERIDMVRDLTSGGADVVIQCSNNVDTFIDGLEMMRRMGTFVEVGNMVNQGKEVSIDPARLICSKHARILGMSANHPAAFNKAFGILERHEALGLGKMFTHKTDLNGLLVVLKKMGDHDYLKGLVIP; encoded by the coding sequence ATGCAGAAAACAGGTAAAGCAGCTGTCTGGAAAGGCCGATACGACATAGAAGTTCAGGATCTCCCCATACCCGAAGTCAAAAAAGACGGACTCCTTATCAAGGTTGAAGCCGCAGGGATCTGCGGAACTGACGGCCATCTGATCAAAGAAGTTCCACCCTACAATGCCATTATGTGCCATGAAGTCACAGGGACAATTGTCTCCATGGGCTCAGAGGCCAACAGCAGCCTCAATGTATTCGGCGGCCCCATCTCTGAAGGCGACAGAATTGTCCTCTACCCCTGGATAACCTGTGGAAAATGCGCCGGATGCCTGGCCAGCAGACCCGGTACCTGTACGGTCTGCGACAACTCTTTTGTCTACGGGGTTCCCTACTCCCAGCTGGGACTGGAAGGAAAAGAGACAATAAGCTCTGACATCTCCAACTGGCCCTACTTCATGGGCGGTTTTGCCGAATATGTTTATGTCTTTCCTGAAACATATGTGTGGAAAGTACCCGACACCATGCCCTCGGAAATAGCCGTACTTCTGGACCCCATGGCCGTGGCCATGAGAGCACTTGAATTAACCCTTACAGGCCCCGGAATAATGGAAGCTGGCCTCACGACCGATTCCAGAGTCGCAGTAATTGGATCAGGTCAGGTTGGTGTCCTCTCGGCCCTCCTCGCACGCCTGATGGGAGCCAGACAGGTAATAATGATAGGAAGCCGGGAAACCAGACTCCGTCTGTCAAAGGAGATAGCCGGTGTGGATCATCTTATCGATTATCATGAGTACAGCCGTCAGGAGAGGATAGATATGGTACGGGATCTGACATCGGGAGGAGCAGATGTTGTGATTCAGTGCTCCAACAATGTGGATACATTTATAGACGGTCTTGAAATGATGCGCCGCATGGGAACATTTGTAGAAGTGGGCAATATGGTTAACCAGGGAAAAGAGGTTTCCATTGATCCTGCACGCCTTATATGCAGCAAGCACGCAAGGATTCTGGGGATGAGCGCAAACCACCCTGCGGCCTTCAATAAGGCATTCGGAATACTGGAACGTCATGAGGCTCTCGGGCTTGGAAAAATGTTCACACACAAGACAGACCTTAACGGATTATTAGTAGTTTTAAAGAAAATGGGTGATCATGATTACCTCAAGGGATTGGTCATTCCTTAA
- a CDS encoding cyclic nucleotide-binding domain-containing protein encodes MTELKSGEYTLNTIQTVLPFRFLEKKRAADLLELSNVIRFEEGETIITQGDMNQSFYSILKGSVKVTVHRGSDGGESYICTIGKGEIFGEAGMFLKVPRTANIICADESDVVMITRPNLLKFIKIFPSDGNRVLMMIIFSLLRKLKEVNQELAYERKEDIGQDDIDSLVQDMLG; translated from the coding sequence ATGACAGAGCTGAAATCAGGTGAATATACCTTAAATACAATACAAACCGTGTTACCCTTTCGGTTTCTGGAAAAAAAGAGAGCCGCAGATCTTCTGGAGCTCTCCAATGTTATCCGCTTTGAGGAAGGAGAAACCATCATCACCCAGGGTGATATGAATCAGTCCTTCTACAGCATTCTGAAAGGAAGTGTCAAAGTGACCGTACACAGAGGCTCTGACGGTGGTGAAAGCTATATATGTACCATTGGAAAGGGGGAAATCTTCGGAGAAGCGGGGATGTTTCTCAAGGTTCCCCGTACTGCCAATATCATCTGTGCTGATGAGAGTGATGTTGTGATGATCACAAGACCCAATCTCCTCAAATTTATTAAAATATTCCCTTCAGATGGTAATAGAGTGTTGATGATGATTATCTTCAGTCTGCTGCGGAAACTCAAGGAAGTTAACCAGGAACTGGCTTATGAGAGAAAGGAAGATATTGGTCAGGATGATATAGATTCTCTTGTTCAGGATATGCTCGGATAA